GTCCCAGTCCGCCAATCTGCCATGAGAGCTAAACCACTGTATTAGTCCTTTTGAGCCCCAGATGTACAGCTTCGGGAGCTTCGTGAACATACCCAACTCTTCACCTCCCAGTATTCACGGGAATCCTTTGGATACGAaaacttgttgtccttgtcgtagCGTTCGACGAGATACTCGAGGATAGTTCCGCTTTCAAAGACACGGATCTTCTCTCCATCGGCCCAAGTATCCGTCAGGGCCGGGATTCGGCCATTAGGGTTGATCTCCAGAAACCAAGGCTGTTTCTGCTCGTTCTCTCTCAGCTTGACGGGGTACAActgcagaaaagaaaacacaaTTGTAAGCTTCTGGTTCTGTTTCGCTCTCTGTTTCTATATTTCAAGCCATTGTGTCCCGTCGCACCTTATACTCAAGCCCAAGCTCCTCAAGCAGGATCGGAACCTTGATCCCATTTGGGGTTGATGCAGTGTAAAGCGTGATCTCAGTCTTGATACCCATGTTAACCGGTTGGGCTCGTCGCTGGGCAATGGAAAGCGTCCTCCTACTAAGAGTACCGAGAGCAAATCTGCGAGGCACAAATTGTGATTGATGTTGAATGAGGCTACGACTCAATATAGATTGCATTGTCTGCGGGGAATCGACGGGTATCTGAGGGAGAGCCGGAACGTAAGGCTTACGGTGGCGGGGAAGCTCAATGCGAATAATACGCGGGACTTGACGACTTGGTGGATTGCCTGAGGCGTCTGAATAAGAGTCTCACTCGCTCCCAGCACACTGTCAACCCCAGCAGTGAACAAACATACACAAATCCTCGAAGGTATGGCCAGCCGTGACAAAAGCAAAGttgcaaaaaaaaaaaatgcaaaAAAGAAAGGTATAATGCTGGAATTAAACCAACTACTTTGGACGAACGGGGAATCGAACCCCGGACCACTCCCAGATCAGATCCAACAGGTGGAAACATGCTAAGGGAGTATTATACCACTAAACCATCCGCCCAGTGGATGTTGGCAAATTCCGTCGTAAAATTGTTCAAGAACCTGGTCTCGATGTGCGGTGGCTTTTGCGAATGCAACCCTCACGTTCCTCCAGATGTGGGTCACACACGTGATCGATTATTGCCCCACTATCCCGAATGAGGACCGTATTCGGCAGGTCGTTCATGTCGTCGCTTGATCCAAGGGTCCATTTAACCGTCGTTGCTGGGCTCTCTTGTCCTATTTGCACCAAAAGCTTGCAGGCCGCCGCCCGCGTTGATGCAGCGCTGTGGTTGCTGATCACTGGCGCCGTAGCCTGGACAAATAAGAGACTGGAGGATTGCCGGATCGAGATCCAAGCAATCTCAGACCTTTGCGCACCATGTCTGAGGACGACATCGACATGCTCGGCCCCGACGGGCAGGGATCTTCCAGAGTTGACCGTGACCGCCGCGCGCCGAGGTTCAGTTGGACGCCTGCATACGAGACAACATTCTTTCGCAGCCTTTGCGACAGCGTTCAGTTGGGTTTGCGCGAGAATAGCAGCTTCAAGGCCGAAGCGTGGGAGCGCGCGGCTCAAgcgctgaagaagctgcatGGCGCGCATCCAGCCAAGAGCCATCTAATCAACAAGAGCGACAATGCGCGGAAAAAATTTCGGTTATGGCGCGGGCTGCGCGAAGATCCCAAGTTCATTTATGATCCCGTCGCCAGGACGGTTACAGCTACTGAGGAGGCTTGGAAGACTCACGTAGAGGTGTGTTTTCTTCGGGGATGCGCCGAGATGCGCCTTCATGTTGGAACAGCGTCAAAGTACCCTACTAACTGGCAAGACAGAAAGAACCACTCTCAAAGGCACTGAGAGGTCGGCCGTTTGAACATGAGGAGTTTATGGAGATATTGTATCCGGATGTTATCGGATCTGGCGGTGCGCCGAAGAGAATCATGAAGCCTCGGCGGCGGACCGATGGACAACCCGGCGACGATTCAGACATGCCGGGAACAGGCGTTTTGAATCTTCAGTCAGAAAATTCGTCCGGGCAAAACTTGCTGGAGAGTCCAGGTCCGGCTCGCTCGTCTTTGAGTCAAACCCCCACAGGTTCAGCTGCTGGGTCGGCGGCGCAGTCAAAACCCAATTCCGCCACGATTCCCCCAAGAactacaccaacacagccGTCCGCCTTGACTCCTCCAGATGAGTCGGCGAGTCACACTAAGAAACGAGTCTTGCCTGCTTCTGAAGCCGAAGGGGCATTTGGCAcaacgccgccgccttcCACCGCAAAGTCCGGCAATGTTCCACTAGATGCGTCGTCGCCGGAGAAGAGACAACGGACTTCGATCCATGGCGACTCCGTCCCTATTGCTACCTCCTCTTTGAGCAACACTCTCCGTCCTCTATCGGCTTCAGACTCGCCAAGCGGTGCACAACTCCCGCCGCCGGTTACGCTGACGACTCCGCGAACATCGGCCACAGACTCTCGCCCAGATGATATATCGAGATGCTCCAGCAGCTCGAAGTGGTGCGAGCAGGCTTTGGATCAGTTCTTCAAAGATTTTGCAGATGAAGATATGGACCTTCAAATACGGATCGCCGAACATGTCTTGGTAAACGAAAGCAAAGCACTGGTATATTGCAAGATGCCATGGAGCGTAAAACAACACTGGATACGGAGGCTCGACGAAAATTTCCGGAAATTGCCATGATACCCCTATTTACGTGGAAATGGAGTTGGTGACAGATTCCATTTTCTGGATGCGGAAAGGATGATATGACGGTAATTAGCGAGGGATTGATACCCCGGGAAACGAGTGGTAGATGATGCCGTGCTTAGATAAGTGATACCCGTTGATGAGGCGTTTGAATTGGGAGTTAGGGTTGAATTCAGCGAGGGTTTTGTCCTCCCAGGTGCATATTTTAATATCTTTTCTTAGCATACATCAGGGGGCGAAAGGTGGTCAGTCGGATTTCGCGATTCGTGAAGATTCGATTATTGGTTCTAGTTTCTTAGTCAGGTTTGACAGGCATGACAGCCTTCGATTTGTGACCAAGACATTAATTCTACCCTGGCTCTTGTCAACCATCTTGTGCAGAAACTGCGGCATGTTTTAGAAGATTCCACCGTCTTTAGGGTAGCTCCACGGACGTGAATGTTGGATTTATTGCCGTTGATGTATTTGCTTGGATCATTATTTAAATGTCCGTGTGTAATAATGCAATCTCATATTGGAAGGAATGGCGTCATTGGGGATATTGCGACCAACGTGATGGAGACATCCTATCCCTGTGAGTCAACAAGATGTTGAGATGGAAACGCTTGGCATGGGTATCGAGTGGAGACAAGGCATCTGGTCATATTGGTCCTTGCGAAGGTGACGCGGGACGATGGGCAATTCGACTTGAGCTTGATCAACAATTGATGCTCGCAAAAGGCGAGTTGATGGCCATTCCGGCTCGAATCGATATTCTGCTTGAAAATGACAAGTTGAGTGATGGAAGCGTTTAGAATCCGACTTTGGTCTCAATGTTGGGACCGACACCTGGTCATTCCATGGCCTGATGCAAGTGCACTGCATGACAGCCGTTGGCGTTATTCGCGGCCAGTTGAACGTGCAAGTGGGCCAGACTAGTGGTGCCACTGCTGTAGCTCCTGAGGTACGTCATACATCGGCACTGAAGCGTCAACTGAAACTGGGCAGCGCTGGCCAAGCAGGCTtgatccagtccagtctggaCAAGCACATGGAGCTCCTGACGTGACCAAACTACTTGCATCACATGAAGCCATTGATCTGCCCACCACCCTCCTCCCTTGGTACTTAGTTCCCCAACGAACCCGTCACTGTGACAAACCACCATTCTAATCAATCGCTCTACGAATCCCATCCCACAGCTCTTCCATCCATACACAAACAGTAAGTGCTCACGAACAAGTACATCATCAACACAGCTACAAAAGCTAACTGATCGTTTGCAGTGTCTTACGCCGACGTAGCTGCCAGCGGACCCAAGCAGTCCCCCGAGGACGTAAGTACCGCACTCTAGCATCAAGCTCCAAAACCTATGCGATCTCTCGGAATGGCCGCGACCAAAGAAGTCATTGAAATTCTAACACATCATGTCTGCAGGCTGCTGCCCCTCAACCCCCCGAGGTTGTCACCAATGAGTCTGCCTCCACAGCCTCCCTCATCGACGTCGATGTCCCGAGTGTGCGCACAGTGCCCTCCGACTTCAACGACCAGGAGATCCAGACAGAAACCCAGGCTGAGCGATTAGAACGCGATGccgaagctgccaaggccaaggcagACCGGGCCAAGAAGAACGCTGGCAGAAAGGTCCGCGACGCCGACTCGTGGCTCGTCAAGCAGTTCTCGAGCTTGTCTGATGGCAGCGCCGGAGCACTGGCGATCACGAATCTCGCTGCTATCATTGGTGTGAGTTCTTACCTGGGCTATCGTGCTTGGGGACTGTATGAGAAGGGTAATTTGACCTGGAAgaatgctggtgttggattTGGAATCCTGGCTGGAGTTGGCGCCGTTGAGGCTGTTTTTGGGAGATATCTATacaaggggaagaagaacAACTAATATTaattggtggcggcggcgattCTGATGGCACTTGACACTTGTTTTGTGTctcttggcgttttggttTTGTCGGTACGAAGTCCTAGTCTCTGCTCTAGTTTATCTCACCCCAAACCGTAAATGTTGTGTAACAATAGCACAATAGCATGTTATATTTCATGACTGCACAATATCTGTATCAGGTTCTCCGGCTGTCTGGTGAGAAACGGTTGATTCACGAATGGTGATGCGGTCAGACCCTCCAACAAAATGAAATTCGTATAGAGTGTAGATATGAGGCGTCTATATTCCATTGCCGTTTTATgcatctccctcctctcgTACATGATATAATACAGACATGTGTTCATGCCAAATGATACATGGTATGCTGCCTGTAACCGCATACATCTTCTAATTCTTTTATgcctttttcctttcctttgccGCCTACGGTATCATtactctttcttttcctcctccttcgcCTCGGtcttttcctcttcagcTTTCACTCCGGGCTGGTCAGCcttggcatccttcttgtccGCCGCGGTGGCGTCTTCCCACTTCTTGGGAACACCGCTATCGTCTAGCGTCTTCACACCAGGTAGATTATCAGTCTCGAGACTGctctccttggcagcaacggGAGCAGATGCCTCCTGTGGCTCCTCACGAGGAAGTTGATGCAAGTCGTCGGTAGCATCTTCGCCGTCATCGGAGAGTTCGGCGCCATAAATTTCCGGGTACTGCTTGAAGCAATCTTGCATTCCCCTGTTGGCGATACGTTAGTTTCATAAACCACTTTAATGACTCAAATCTCTAGAAAGCACATACTGGAATTTTTCGATGCAGTCCATTCCCTTAGGCTCTTCAGTTGAGTAGACAAAACAGCTGAAAGCCGTCTTGAATTCCTCGCCACAAGGGCCATGGGCCATTCCTCCTAGACATGGGCAATCCCAATTGATTTCGCCAGTCTCGGGATTAAATGCGCCCTCCTGGCCAGCTTCGTCCTCGAGAGTCTCTGGTGAATTGACCGCAACCGTGGTATGAGCCTCGGGCTTGGGTTGTGCTTCGGGgatctgctgcttctgctcaACTGGCTTTGATTGCTGCTCGGTCTTGGGCTTGAGCTGTTTGCGCTTTTGTTCAATTACTGCGTCTACGGTTGGCACATCGGACTCGGCAAAAGCAGAGGGAGCGGCGGTTGCATGGGCTGGAACACCATTATTAGATCTTGCTTTAATGTGGTTATTGGCATCTTTTCAACGTACCGGTAGATTCATCGGCAAAAACAGAGCTGGTATTGTAGTAGTATACAGCACCGACTGCAAGACCCCATCTCAATGCAGAGCTCTTCCATGTCCGAGCTCCGTATGTGGGAGTCGCTGTCGATGCAAATCGGCGGGGAACAGACCGAAATGTCTGTGTATGAAGGCCGCCGAGAGCCTTTCGCGAGGCCGTTCGCACCGTTGTCCGATACATGATGTCGAATGCTTGCGACACAATTGTGATGCGTTTGATGGGAAAGGTGACGGAATGGATTGGAGGCAAATGTCGAAAAAGATGGCCATACCCTGGCTCGATTGGTCAGCGCTCCTTCCCCAATGAGATGGCCGTGTGGTCTCCGTGGAGCCAATTCTGCCATACGTTTGCACCCGAGTCCCCCGAGcaaacaccacaccagaccccGTCTCTGCCAAGAGCCACATGCATCGTTAAGACTGCCCACGCGAGCAGATGCACATGTAGCAAGCTGCCGATGTTTAGCCGCCCGCCTCTGACGACAAGCTGAGCTTCACCTGGCACAGGCAGTTTCCCACAGTATGCAGTAGCCACGTGTTTGGGCTGCAAGATACCGGGTGCCTTTACAGGTGTCAATACCGatatttctttcttcttcttgaaaTTTACAGACCGACCTTTCAGTGACTGGATTTTGGTGAAACTACAGTGACATTCACGGACTCACCGCTaggacaacaccagccagcacATACAGCGGCAACTCAGTTCATACAGCTCCACCGCTACAAACTGGGAACACCAGCTGCCAGGCTTCACGCACCTGACCTGGGTTTCAGCTTCCCGCCACCAACCCGGCTGCCTACGAGAAACCTTCAATTGCATTGAATTCGTTGATGAACGGCTGCTTGGCCCTCTGGATTAAGGAAAGGATTACTATACCAAGCTTTTATCGTTACACTAAAGGATGTCGACTGCCAAGTTCGAATGGCACCCTGCCAAACTCCTAGAGGATCATGACAGTTTCCAAGACTTCGCTCTGTTGGTTCTGAACCAACCGTTGAAGAATGGTGCCATCCTTCGCAGACTATGGAAGAATTGTATGTGCTTCCCACGCTGAAAATCATAATATTTTACTCGGTTTTGACGGGATGATTACTCATTTCGCTGACACAATCATCACAGCAAAGCTCCGA
The genomic region above belongs to Pochonia chlamydosporia 170 chromosome 2, whole genome shotgun sequence and contains:
- a CDS encoding glutathione S-transferase II (similar to Metarhizium acridum CQMa 102 XP_007814246.1), which encodes MGIKTEITLYTASTPNGIKVPILLEELGLEYKLYPVKLRENEQKQPWFLEINPNGRIPALTDTWADGEKIRVFESGTILEYLVERYDKDNKFSYPKDSREYWEVKSWLSWQIGGLGPMQGQLEHFRRYAAEKIEYGINRYDKETHRLYQTMETHLAKSPHGFLVGDRVSVADIACFGWVVNHDLDGVPFDEYPNLDKWLKKLLARPGFEKGRHVL
- a CDS encoding Myb/SANT-like DNA-binding domain-containing protein; the encoded protein is MSEDDIDMLGPDGQGSSRVDRDRRAPRFSWTPAYETTFFRSLCDSVQLGLRENSSFKAEAWERAAQALKKLHGAHPAKSHLINKSDNARKKFRLWRGLREDPKFIYDPVARTVTATEEAWKTHVEKEPLSKALRGRPFEHEEFMEILYPDVIGSGGAPKRIMKPRRRTDGQPGDDSDMPGTGVLNLQSENSSGQNLLESPGPARSSLSQTPTGSAAGSAAQSKPNSATIPPRTTPTQPSALTPPDESASHTKKRVLPASEAEGAFGTTPPPSTAKSGNVPLDASSPEKRQRTSIHGDSVPIATSSLSNTLRPLSASDSPSGAQLPPPVTLTTPRTSATDSRPDDISRCSSSSKWCEQALDQFFKDFADEDMDLQIRIAEHVLVNESKALLFHPYTNMSYADVAASGPKQSPEDAAAPQPPEVVTNESASTASLIDVDVPSVRTVPSDFNDQEIQTETQAERLERDAEAAKAKADRAKKNAGRKVRDADSWLVKQFSSLSDGSAGALAITNLAAIIGVSSYLGYRAWGLYEKGNLTWKNAGVGFGILAGVGAVEAVFGRYLYKGKKNN
- a CDS encoding mitochondrial intermembrane space import and assembly protein (similar to Metarhizium robertsii ARSEF 23 XP_007821709.1), producing MYRTTVRTASRKALGGLHTQTFRSVPRRFASTATPTYGARTWKSSALRWGLAVGAVYYYNTSSVFADESTAHATAAPSAFAESDVPTVDAVIEQKRKQLKPKTEQQSKPVEQKQQIPEAQPKPEAHTTVAVNSPETLEDEAGQEGAFNPETGEINWDCPCLGGMAHGPCGEEFKTAFSCFVYSTEEPKGMDCIEKFQGMQDCFKQYPEIYGAELSDDGEDATDDLHQLPREEPQEASAPVAAKESSLETDNLPGVKTLDDSGVPKKWEDATAADKKDAKADQPGVKAEEEKTEAKEEEKKE